A single genomic interval of Phycisphaeraceae bacterium harbors:
- a CDS encoding ABC transporter permease, with product MKAIRVLRYSSLQLRRNATRTLLAMGGIAVAMFLWTIIRSSEEGVRQATELTSRDTRLVVYRQNRYCPFASQLPQSYVHSMARLPGVRSVAPVKIVVSNCRASLDVLTFRGVEPEWVEHDLLPRATLRGGSFEEWRARGDAALIGEELAIRRRLRVGETFRSAGVTAVVAGIFSSADPQDRNSAFVHLPFLQETAKRGGTGGIVTQFTVTVDDASQLEPVASAIDELFQRDQFPTSTTPEKHFVARAAQDIVRLTGFAGWVAFAALIAVFALVANAMALAMQTRVRENAILEVLGFPGLLVAWMTLVEGVMMALVGGAIGAGAAWGVLLFWRPAFSAEGAVVPIEPSLEVVVLGLAASTVVGVLAALVPALRAARLAAAPSLRAS from the coding sequence ATGAAGGCGATTCGCGTTCTGCGCTACTCATCGCTTCAACTGCGGCGCAATGCGACACGCACGCTGCTGGCCATGGGCGGGATCGCGGTCGCCATGTTCCTCTGGACCATCATCCGCTCCTCGGAAGAGGGCGTTCGACAGGCGACCGAGCTCACTTCGCGCGATACGCGCCTCGTCGTCTACCGGCAGAATCGCTACTGCCCATTCGCAAGCCAGTTGCCGCAGTCCTATGTTCACTCGATGGCGCGCCTCCCCGGTGTCCGGAGCGTCGCGCCAGTCAAGATCGTCGTCTCGAACTGCCGCGCGTCGCTCGATGTCCTCACCTTCCGAGGCGTGGAGCCCGAGTGGGTCGAACACGATCTTCTGCCACGCGCCACGCTGCGCGGCGGCTCCTTCGAAGAGTGGCGTGCGCGGGGCGATGCAGCGCTCATCGGTGAAGAGCTCGCCATCCGGCGACGGCTCCGGGTGGGCGAGACCTTCCGATCGGCGGGCGTCACCGCGGTCGTGGCCGGCATCTTCTCAAGCGCCGATCCGCAGGATCGCAACTCGGCGTTCGTGCACCTGCCGTTCCTTCAGGAGACGGCGAAGCGAGGCGGAACCGGTGGCATCGTGACGCAGTTCACCGTGACCGTTGATGACGCCTCGCAACTTGAGCCTGTGGCCTCAGCCATCGACGAGCTCTTCCAGCGCGATCAGTTCCCGACGAGCACCACACCCGAAAAGCACTTCGTCGCCCGAGCGGCGCAGGACATCGTGCGACTGACGGGCTTCGCCGGATGGGTCGCCTTCGCCGCACTCATCGCCGTCTTCGCCCTCGTTGCGAATGCGATGGCGCTTGCGATGCAGACCCGCGTGCGTGAGAACGCGATTCTCGAAGTGCTGGGCTTTCCCGGGCTGCTCGTCGCGTGGATGACGCTCGTCGAGGGGGTCATGATGGCGCTCGTGGGGGGCGCGATCGGCGCGGGTGCCGCGTGGGGCGTGCTCCTGTTCTGGCGCCCGGCCTTCTCCGCCGAGGGCGCCGTGGTGCCGATCGAGCCGAGTCTTGAAGTCGTTGTCCTCGGACTCGCGGCCAGCACCGTCGTGGGCGTGCTCGCGGCGCTTGTGCCCGCCCTTCGGGCGGCTCGCCTGGCCGCGGCTCCATCGTTGAGGGCGTCGTGA
- a CDS encoding ABC transporter ATP-binding protein, protein MSLVEARGVTRIYHRGTEEIRPLDGLDLDLEQASFTALMGPSGSGKSTLLHLLAGIDRPTSGSLRVDGIDLTQLSRSALATWRSRHVGIVFQLYNLVPVLTAYENVELPLLLHALSRRERHARVADALDQVGIAHRHHHYPRQLSGGEEQRVAIARALVTRPTLLLADEPTGDLDRTNASAILDLLVRLHREEHRTIVMVTHDPAAAARAETTLHLEKGRLAEAVT, encoded by the coding sequence ATGTCACTCGTTGAAGCGCGCGGCGTCACGCGCATTTATCACCGCGGCACGGAGGAGATCCGTCCGCTCGATGGACTCGACCTCGACCTTGAGCAGGCGTCGTTCACCGCACTCATGGGGCCGAGCGGATCGGGGAAGAGCACGCTTCTCCATCTTCTCGCGGGGATTGATCGCCCCACCTCGGGCTCGCTGCGTGTCGATGGCATTGACCTGACGCAGCTCTCGCGGAGCGCCCTTGCCACCTGGCGCTCGCGCCATGTCGGCATCGTCTTCCAGCTTTACAACCTCGTGCCGGTGCTGACCGCCTATGAGAATGTGGAACTCCCCCTGCTGCTTCACGCGCTCTCGCGGCGCGAGCGTCACGCGCGCGTCGCCGACGCCCTCGACCAGGTCGGCATCGCCCATCGGCATCACCACTATCCGCGTCAACTCAGCGGTGGCGAGGAGCAGCGGGTTGCCATCGCCCGGGCGCTGGTGACGAGGCCGACGCTCCTCCTGGCCGATGAGCCGACGGGTGACCTCGATCGCACGAACGCCAGCGCCATTCTCGACCTGCTCGTTCGCCTGCACCGCGAGGAGCACCGCACCATCGTCATGGTGACGCACGACCCAGCCGCGGCGGCCCGCGCCGAGACGACGCTGCACCTTGAGAAGGGTCGCCTCGCGGAGGCCGTCACATGA
- a CDS encoding efflux RND transporter periplasmic adaptor subunit, whose amino-acid sequence MTDQSNPSNPTPHAPLRAVGHARRASEPAHRGERIPLPPRTLVTRVLIPLLILGGAVATLIIAAYESLRPVPTVRVAPVVAISRTADSAGSGPASGPPERAPAPSPSASRWVQAPGWIEPEPLPTTVSALRDGIVVELLALEGDPVEAGQVVARLEARTLELALARAEAELARANATRERALAMAEQARTEQAQLPHRRAAAEARLEAARDASARADRLGAAHAMGEAEVVRYRQAMLEARAELEAIEPLARSIAAAERAAEAEAATALLVPQAMLDEVRLQLGRSEVRSPIDGVVMEVLTSPGENLFAGDMAMGRAVVTLYDPKRLQVRTDVPLADAAGLAVGQRARVTVEVLPDQVFEGVVSRLVHKADIQKNTVGVKVSLRNPSPELKPDMLARVRIEVTSGPPRGGATPARTADGALSPDTIGTPSRLHLLAHGDALIGSGPERVAMVVTSIDRGRGRLEPRQVTISGDAPRAGWITVTHGLQPGDRVVLKPDTALSPGTMVAIATEWIDPEGERDVTR is encoded by the coding sequence ATGACCGATCAGTCAAATCCGTCGAACCCGACACCCCATGCGCCTCTTCGTGCTGTCGGTCACGCGCGCCGTGCATCCGAGCCCGCACACCGGGGCGAGCGCATCCCGCTTCCCCCTCGCACGCTGGTCACGCGCGTGCTCATTCCGCTCCTCATTCTCGGCGGGGCCGTCGCCACTCTGATCATTGCCGCCTATGAGTCCCTTCGCCCCGTGCCCACGGTGCGAGTGGCGCCGGTGGTGGCGATTTCGCGCACCGCCGACTCCGCAGGCAGCGGCCCCGCATCCGGGCCGCCCGAGAGAGCGCCTGCGCCGTCGCCTTCGGCGAGCCGCTGGGTGCAGGCACCGGGCTGGATCGAACCGGAACCGCTCCCGACCACGGTGAGCGCCCTGCGGGACGGCATCGTCGTTGAGCTGCTGGCACTGGAAGGCGACCCGGTCGAGGCCGGCCAGGTGGTTGCACGCCTCGAGGCGCGCACCCTCGAATTGGCGCTCGCCCGCGCCGAGGCCGAACTGGCTCGTGCGAATGCGACGCGCGAGCGAGCGCTCGCCATGGCGGAGCAGGCTCGCACCGAGCAGGCGCAGCTTCCACATCGCCGCGCGGCGGCGGAGGCGCGACTTGAGGCCGCTCGAGACGCCAGCGCGCGCGCCGATCGCCTCGGTGCGGCGCATGCCATGGGCGAGGCCGAGGTGGTGCGCTATCGACAGGCGATGCTCGAAGCGCGGGCGGAGCTCGAAGCGATCGAGCCGCTCGCGCGATCCATCGCCGCGGCCGAGCGCGCCGCCGAGGCCGAGGCGGCCACCGCGCTGCTCGTCCCGCAGGCGATGCTCGATGAAGTTCGTCTTCAACTCGGGCGAAGCGAGGTCCGCTCGCCCATCGACGGTGTCGTGATGGAAGTGCTCACTTCACCGGGCGAGAACCTCTTCGCTGGCGACATGGCCATGGGGCGCGCCGTGGTCACGCTCTACGACCCGAAGCGCCTCCAGGTCCGCACCGATGTCCCCCTCGCCGACGCTGCGGGACTGGCCGTCGGGCAGCGCGCGAGAGTGACGGTGGAAGTCCTGCCGGATCAGGTCTTCGAGGGTGTTGTGTCGCGCCTCGTGCACAAGGCGGACATTCAGAAGAACACCGTGGGAGTCAAGGTGTCACTGCGCAACCCGTCGCCAGAGCTGAAGCCCGACATGCTCGCCCGCGTGCGCATCGAGGTCACGAGCGGGCCACCTCGCGGCGGCGCGACCCCGGCTCGAACAGCCGATGGTGCGCTGTCGCCGGACACTATTGGGACGCCTTCGCGACTTCACTTGCTGGCGCATGGCGACGCCCTCATCGGCAGTGGACCGGAGCGCGTGGCCATGGTCGTGACTTCCATCGATCGCGGTCGAGGACGACTGGAACCTCGACAGGTCACGATCTCCGGAGACGCTCCGCGCGCCGGGTGGATCACGGTGACGCATGGTCTGCAGCCAGGCGATCGCGTCGTCCTCAAGCCGGACACGGCGCTCTCGCCGGGAACGATGGTCGCCATCGCCACCGAGTGGATTGATCCGGAGGGAGAGCGTGATGTCACTCGTTGA
- the rmuC gene encoding DNA recombination protein RmuC has product MVEAILIILLAGVAVVLTLQVTLMRRNGRESATVDPAHQALAADDQARRTAEALEPRIDRLSSGLRDSITALRSESGESARAVREELLGVAEQARREHAEGSAAQRKEIVEALERLARTMQTGLDTSRQLTQQKLDEIRESSQRKLDEMRDSNQRKLDEMRGVVEEKLQQALEERIGAAFKGVGERLEEVHRGLGEMRALVGEVGDLKRVLTNVKSRGTWGEAQLAALLSDFLAPDQYDANVAVRPDASERVEFAVRCPGGSDGETVYLPIDSKFPREDYERLLHAREQADAEATTAAGLALERVVRDAAADIARKYIAPPHTVPFAILFVPTEGLYAELMQRPGLADELQRTRNVTIAGPSTLAAILISFRIGFRTLAIQERSDEVRRILGAAKTEFNKFGEVLDAVQRHLTHAQNKLTQTGTRTRQIGRALRQVEALSDSDTAALLPTDAAAASDDEAPEQELRGGDSIAGEVGPRGG; this is encoded by the coding sequence ATGGTTGAAGCGATCCTCATCATCCTGCTTGCCGGAGTCGCCGTTGTTCTGACTCTTCAGGTGACGCTCATGCGCCGCAATGGACGCGAGAGCGCCACCGTCGACCCAGCGCACCAGGCGCTTGCCGCCGATGACCAGGCGCGTCGTACCGCCGAGGCGCTTGAGCCGCGCATCGATCGGCTCTCCTCGGGTCTTCGCGACTCGATCACTGCGCTCCGCAGCGAGAGCGGCGAGAGCGCTCGAGCGGTGCGCGAGGAACTCCTCGGTGTGGCCGAGCAGGCTCGCCGCGAGCACGCCGAGGGCTCCGCGGCGCAGCGGAAGGAGATCGTCGAGGCGCTCGAGCGCCTGGCCCGAACCATGCAGACCGGTCTCGACACTTCGCGCCAGCTCACGCAACAGAAGCTCGATGAGATCAGAGAGTCGAGCCAGCGCAAGCTCGACGAGATGCGCGATTCCAACCAGCGCAAGCTCGACGAAATGCGCGGGGTCGTCGAGGAAAAGCTCCAGCAAGCGCTCGAGGAGCGCATCGGCGCCGCGTTCAAGGGGGTCGGCGAGCGACTGGAGGAGGTCCATCGCGGCCTCGGCGAAATGCGCGCGCTGGTGGGCGAAGTGGGCGATCTGAAGCGCGTGCTCACCAATGTGAAGTCGCGGGGCACCTGGGGCGAAGCGCAGCTCGCGGCGCTCCTCTCGGACTTCCTCGCTCCCGATCAATACGACGCCAATGTCGCTGTGCGGCCGGACGCCTCCGAGCGCGTGGAGTTCGCCGTGCGCTGCCCCGGCGGATCCGACGGCGAAACGGTCTATCTGCCCATCGACAGCAAGTTTCCGCGCGAGGACTACGAGCGCCTGCTGCACGCCCGCGAGCAGGCGGACGCCGAGGCGACGACCGCGGCGGGACTCGCCCTTGAGCGCGTGGTCCGCGATGCCGCGGCGGACATCGCGCGCAAGTACATCGCGCCGCCGCACACGGTCCCGTTCGCCATCCTCTTCGTGCCGACCGAAGGTCTCTACGCAGAATTGATGCAGCGCCCGGGCCTCGCCGATGAGCTGCAACGCACTCGCAATGTCACGATCGCGGGTCCGAGCACCCTCGCCGCCATTCTCATCAGCTTCAGGATCGGCTTCCGCACACTCGCCATCCAGGAGCGCTCCGACGAAGTCAGGCGAATCCTCGGCGCGGCGAAGACCGAGTTCAACAAGTTCGGCGAAGTGCTCGACGCCGTCCAAAGGCACTTGACGCATGCGCAGAACAAGTTGACGCAGACGGGAACCCGCACACGCCAGATCGGCCGCGCCCTGCGGCAGGTCGAGGCGCTCTCCGACTCCGACACCGCCGCACTGCTGCCGACGGACGCCGCGGCGGCTTCGGATGACGAAGCGCCGGAGCAGGAGCTTCGCGGCGGTGACTCGATCGCCGGCGAAGTTGGACCGCGCGGGGGTTGA
- a CDS encoding WYL domain-containing transcriptional regulator codes for MAARTKSKRRSRVARRDRTIARILALLRDAHGGRDLRIADAAERYGVSVRTLFRDLRTLKNLGIAFRMVDDPRDPSRRSYRLDDRKILPASRLSLEEAIPLALAGRQLFGKRQIPLLESASGGIERVLDTVSKPVESDLSKLERRISVRLAPRNAARGLGDLFRSVVDAMLRGRQLDAVYKSAYDLTPSPPQRFKLDPFALVFRHRAWYMLGRRPDQGRVKLYKLVRFKSLIATSVRFELPAGFDADTHFGHAWSVIRGRPRERVEIDFAPDFAGNIADTEWHPTQTVSMRPDGSMRFTCQVDGLDEITWWVLSMGSHARVISPAALARRVAAEAAATTALYAAAAPKRTGSGASPPARSRRRRIAKAT; via the coding sequence ATGGCTGCACGAACCAAGTCCAAACGCCGCTCGCGCGTCGCCCGTCGCGACAGGACCATCGCTCGCATCCTCGCCCTGCTGCGCGACGCCCACGGCGGCCGCGATCTCCGAATCGCCGATGCCGCCGAGCGTTATGGCGTTTCGGTCAGGACCCTCTTCCGCGACCTCCGCACATTGAAGAACCTCGGAATTGCCTTCCGAATGGTGGACGACCCGCGCGACCCATCTCGCCGCAGCTATCGCCTCGACGACCGGAAGATCCTGCCCGCCAGCCGACTCTCTCTCGAGGAGGCCATTCCGCTGGCGCTCGCTGGCCGCCAACTCTTCGGCAAGCGACAGATCCCGCTGCTCGAGTCGGCCTCGGGAGGCATCGAGCGAGTCCTTGACACCGTCAGCAAGCCCGTCGAGAGCGATCTCTCGAAACTCGAGCGGCGCATTTCCGTGCGGCTGGCTCCGCGCAACGCGGCTCGCGGACTCGGTGACCTCTTCCGCAGCGTGGTTGACGCAATGCTCCGCGGGCGCCAGCTCGACGCGGTCTACAAGAGCGCCTACGACCTCACGCCCTCACCACCGCAGCGCTTCAAGCTGGATCCCTTTGCGCTCGTGTTCAGGCATCGCGCCTGGTACATGCTTGGGCGTCGCCCCGATCAGGGGCGGGTGAAGCTCTACAAGCTGGTTCGCTTCAAGTCGCTCATCGCCACGAGCGTCCGCTTCGAGCTGCCCGCAGGCTTCGACGCGGACACTCACTTCGGTCACGCATGGTCGGTGATTCGAGGGCGGCCACGCGAGCGCGTGGAGATTGACTTCGCCCCTGACTTCGCAGGCAACATCGCGGACACGGAGTGGCACCCGACGCAGACTGTCTCGATGCGCCCCGACGGGTCCATGCGCTTCACCTGCCAGGTCGATGGACTCGATGAGATCACCTGGTGGGTGCTCTCGATGGGTTCGCACGCTCGCGTGATCTCACCCGCAGCGCTCGCCCGGCGCGTGGCGGCGGAAGCGGCAGCCACCACCGCCCTCTATGCGGCGGCCGCTCCGAAGCGAACTGGCTCGGGCGCCTCTCCGCCCGCACGAAGCCGCCGTCGTAGGATCGCCAAGGCCACCTGA
- a CDS encoding SprT-like domain-containing protein, which produces MEAEPTLFDPPAPPRVRHWPAALPRLLEPRLMAWIDRWESHSLVEVMRIETSARMRSSLGRAYLERRLIRLNHLLLEPGREELLEEVFCHEVAHLVVFERHGHAAAPHGREWRSLLREVGARVRVTIPRDECRFLPLEQPRRRRRRRVRRPQVMHQGLVGGMLEALRRLHGRLM; this is translated from the coding sequence ATGGAGGCCGAGCCGACCCTCTTCGACCCGCCGGCTCCGCCCCGAGTGCGCCACTGGCCTGCGGCACTGCCGCGGCTGCTGGAACCCCGCCTCATGGCATGGATCGATCGCTGGGAGTCACATTCGCTCGTCGAGGTGATGAGGATCGAGACGAGCGCTCGAATGCGCTCCTCTCTCGGTCGCGCCTACCTTGAGCGGCGCCTGATTCGCCTGAATCATCTGCTCCTTGAGCCGGGACGGGAAGAACTCCTCGAAGAGGTCTTCTGTCACGAGGTCGCGCACCTGGTGGTCTTCGAGCGCCATGGTCATGCCGCCGCACCGCATGGCCGGGAGTGGCGTTCGCTCCTTCGTGAAGTCGGCGCGCGCGTGCGCGTGACGATTCCACGCGATGAGTGCCGCTTCCTGCCACTGGAGCAGCCGCGCCGCCGACGCCGACGACGGGTGCGGCGCCCGCAGGTCATGCATCAGGGACTGGTCGGCGGCATGCTCGAAGCGTTGAGGCGCCTCCACGGCCGACTCATGTGA
- a CDS encoding NAD-dependent malic enzyme — protein MQGDRRVLEDPRLNKGTAFTEAERRILGIEGMLPEMVETPELQIRRCRLHLESKSSDLDRYIYLTGLQDLNERLFYQLLERDIQSLMPIVYTPTVGEACQKFAHIMRQPRGLFVSLSHRGRVKEILRNWPETEVRVIVVTDGERILGLGDLGVGGIGIPIGKLALYTACAGVPPHSTLPVVLDVGTNNDALLTDPLYPGLRRRRAEGTEYDDFVEEFVMAVQEVFPHACIQFEDFTNRNATPLLQRFRDRVSCFNDDIQGTAAVAVAGLFAACRIQGTHLRDHRYLFFGAGSAATGIAELCCLQMTREGLSRSEALARCSLMNSKGLVTHASAGLLDHQQPFAHEHAPEPTLLGAVRSLRPSVLIGVSTVAKAFDRPVIEAMTEVNERPIIFPYSNPTSRSECSAREAIEWSGGRAIFASGSPFPPLHHEGKLFVPGQGNNVYIYPAVGLAVYATVAARVTDEMFLRAAEALAAQVSAEDLAVGLIYPPIAEIRRTSVNVAVEVAKLIIERGLARAPGVDLANIEGVVRRAVWSAAYDASTRRAATPAPATASA, from the coding sequence ATGCAAGGAGACCGTCGCGTCCTCGAAGATCCCCGGCTCAACAAGGGCACCGCGTTCACCGAGGCGGAACGGCGCATTCTCGGCATCGAGGGCATGCTGCCGGAAATGGTGGAAACGCCCGAGTTGCAGATCCGGCGCTGCCGGCTCCACCTTGAGTCGAAGTCATCGGATCTTGATCGGTACATCTATCTCACGGGGCTCCAGGACCTGAATGAGCGATTGTTCTACCAGTTGCTCGAGCGCGATATCCAGTCGCTGATGCCGATCGTCTACACCCCGACCGTTGGGGAGGCGTGTCAGAAGTTTGCGCACATCATGCGGCAGCCGCGCGGACTGTTCGTCTCGCTGTCGCATCGTGGACGCGTCAAGGAAATCCTTCGCAACTGGCCGGAAACGGAAGTTCGCGTCATCGTCGTCACCGATGGTGAGCGCATCCTCGGCCTTGGCGATCTTGGTGTGGGCGGAATCGGCATTCCCATCGGCAAGCTGGCGCTCTACACCGCCTGCGCCGGCGTTCCACCGCACAGCACGCTGCCCGTGGTGCTCGATGTCGGCACCAACAATGACGCGTTGCTCACCGATCCGCTCTATCCGGGTCTCAGGCGACGCCGCGCCGAGGGCACGGAGTACGACGACTTTGTCGAAGAATTCGTGATGGCCGTGCAGGAGGTCTTCCCGCACGCGTGCATTCAGTTCGAGGATTTCACGAATCGCAATGCGACGCCGCTGCTTCAGCGCTTCCGCGATCGGGTGAGCTGTTTCAACGATGACATCCAGGGCACGGCGGCGGTGGCCGTGGCCGGGCTCTTCGCAGCGTGTCGCATTCAGGGCACGCATCTCCGTGATCATCGCTATCTCTTCTTCGGTGCCGGAAGCGCCGCCACAGGCATCGCCGAGCTCTGCTGTCTTCAGATGACGCGCGAGGGTCTCTCCCGCAGCGAGGCGCTCGCGCGCTGCTCGCTCATGAACTCGAAGGGGCTCGTGACGCATGCAAGCGCTGGGCTTCTCGATCACCAGCAGCCCTTCGCCCATGAGCACGCACCGGAGCCGACCTTGCTGGGCGCAGTCCGGTCACTGCGACCGAGCGTGCTCATTGGGGTCAGCACCGTGGCCAAGGCCTTCGATCGGCCCGTCATCGAGGCGATGACCGAAGTGAACGAGCGCCCGATCATCTTCCCTTATTCAAATCCGACTTCGCGGAGCGAGTGCTCGGCGCGCGAAGCGATCGAGTGGTCCGGCGGTCGCGCGATCTTCGCAAGCGGCAGCCCCTTCCCACCGCTTCATCACGAGGGCAAGCTCTTTGTGCCGGGGCAGGGCAACAATGTCTACATCTACCCGGCGGTCGGGCTCGCCGTCTATGCGACGGTGGCCGCGCGCGTCACCGATGAGATGTTCCTTCGCGCGGCTGAGGCGCTCGCCGCGCAAGTGTCGGCCGAGGATCTTGCCGTCGGGCTCATCTATCCGCCGATTGCCGAGATTCGCCGGACCAGCGTGAATGTCGCGGTCGAAGTGGCGAAGCTGATCATCGAGCGAGGTCTCGCGCGGGCGCCGGGTGTCGACCTTGCCAACATCGAAGGCGTGGTGCGTCGCGCGGTCTGGAGCGCCGCTTACGACGCTTCGACGCGCCGAGCCGCAACTCCCGCTCCGGCGACCGCCTCGGCGTGA
- a CDS encoding heavy metal translocating P-type ATPase, whose translation MRIGLRLLQDLAIPLSAGALLLAGWGANRWIGDGEQRWIVWGLLGLSYLIAGAEPAIRGAALALRGRFDIDFLMVVAALAAAAIGEVVDGGLLLFLFALGHGLEKYAMGQARRAISALGSIAPRTVHVLRNNQEIEVPVESVEIGETVVIRPGERVGVDGRVSAGQSAVDQAPITGESVPVEKSRGDEVFAGTLNGDGALHVTALRVAADSTMARMIRLVEEAQSQKSRVQRAADRFTRIYVPVVLLMVVATATVPPALGWIAVAEGGSAWKEALLRAIALLVGASPCALAISTPAAVLAGVAKAARSGVLIKGGAHLESLALVTAMALDKTGTITRGRPEVTEIIPFDGAEPERVLTLAAALESQSTHPLAHAITTAAESRSLAVPAVTNLVSVKGKGLVGTVEGREIRVGAARLFTTDERSASKGPALPAEVATAVHDLEAGAQTIMVVAEGDRFIGVIALMDRPRPEAAGAIARLQSMGVDPIVMLTGDNPTVAKAIGATVGLRDVRGGLMPEDKIEAVSELARTHRAVAMVGDGVNDAPALAAATIGIAMGGGGTDVALEAADVALIRDDLDRLPFAIALGRASRRVVLQNVSISMGMVGVLIPLAVLGWLPITLAVILHEGSTVAVVLNGLRLLGFRDTVPREPRAATPSASIASSTAGAHAEAVAGAGVAARRVEAS comes from the coding sequence ATGCGAATCGGCCTTCGACTTCTCCAGGACCTTGCCATTCCCTTGTCCGCGGGAGCACTTCTGCTCGCGGGCTGGGGCGCCAATCGATGGATCGGCGACGGGGAGCAAAGATGGATCGTCTGGGGACTTCTTGGACTCTCCTACCTCATCGCCGGCGCCGAACCCGCGATCCGCGGTGCCGCGCTGGCGCTTCGAGGTCGCTTTGACATCGACTTCCTGATGGTGGTGGCCGCGCTCGCGGCAGCCGCCATCGGCGAAGTGGTCGATGGCGGCCTGCTGCTCTTTCTCTTCGCCCTCGGGCATGGCCTCGAGAAGTACGCGATGGGCCAGGCGCGGCGCGCCATCTCGGCGCTCGGGTCGATCGCACCACGCACCGTGCATGTGCTTCGGAACAACCAGGAGATTGAAGTCCCGGTGGAGTCGGTCGAGATTGGCGAGACCGTCGTGATTCGCCCGGGTGAGCGCGTGGGCGTGGATGGGCGCGTCTCCGCGGGTCAGAGCGCCGTCGATCAGGCTCCCATCACGGGTGAGAGTGTGCCGGTCGAGAAGTCGCGCGGCGACGAGGTCTTTGCGGGCACGCTCAATGGCGATGGCGCGCTGCATGTGACCGCGCTTCGGGTTGCCGCCGACTCAACGATGGCGCGCATGATTCGCTTGGTCGAGGAGGCGCAGTCGCAGAAGAGCCGGGTGCAGCGCGCGGCGGATCGATTCACGCGAATCTATGTGCCGGTCGTGCTCCTGATGGTGGTGGCGACAGCAACCGTTCCTCCGGCACTCGGGTGGATCGCCGTGGCGGAGGGAGGGAGCGCCTGGAAGGAAGCCCTGCTGCGCGCAATCGCGCTCCTGGTCGGCGCATCGCCTTGCGCCCTCGCGATCAGCACGCCCGCCGCGGTCCTCGCAGGTGTGGCAAAGGCGGCTCGCTCGGGTGTGCTCATCAAGGGCGGCGCGCACCTTGAGAGCCTTGCCCTGGTGACCGCGATGGCGCTCGACAAGACCGGCACCATCACGCGTGGCCGACCCGAGGTGACGGAGATCATCCCGTTCGACGGCGCGGAACCCGAACGGGTGCTGACGCTGGCCGCAGCGCTCGAGAGCCAGTCGACGCATCCGCTGGCGCACGCCATCACGACTGCCGCGGAGTCGCGATCACTTGCGGTCCCGGCGGTGACCAATCTCGTATCGGTGAAGGGCAAGGGACTGGTCGGCACCGTCGAGGGTCGCGAGATACGGGTCGGCGCGGCGCGGCTCTTCACGACCGACGAAAGAAGCGCGTCGAAGGGGCCCGCGCTCCCCGCCGAAGTCGCGACTGCGGTGCATGATCTCGAGGCGGGTGCGCAGACGATCATGGTGGTCGCCGAGGGCGATCGCTTCATCGGGGTCATCGCGCTCATGGATCGTCCCCGGCCCGAGGCGGCTGGTGCGATCGCGCGACTTCAGTCGATGGGCGTCGATCCGATCGTCATGCTGACCGGGGACAATCCGACCGTCGCGAAGGCGATCGGCGCGACTGTCGGCCTTCGCGATGTGCGCGGCGGATTGATGCCCGAGGACAAGATCGAGGCTGTCTCCGAACTCGCGCGAACGCATCGTGCCGTGGCGATGGTCGGTGATGGCGTCAACGATGCGCCTGCTCTTGCCGCGGCCACGATCGGCATCGCCATGGGCGGCGGCGGCACCGATGTGGCTCTCGAAGCAGCCGATGTGGCGCTCATCCGGGATGACCTCGACCGTCTTCCCTTTGCCATTGCACTCGGGCGTGCCTCGCGGCGCGTGGTCCTTCAGAATGTCTCGATCTCGATGGGCATGGTCGGCGTGCTGATTCCGCTTGCCGTTCTCGGCTGGCTCCCCATCACACTGGCGGTGATCCTGCACGAGGGAAGCACGGTGGCCGTGGTCCTCAACGGCCTTCGACTGCTCGGCTTCCGCGATACGGTCCCACGCGAGCCTCGCGCGGCGACGCCAAGCGCGTCGATCGCCTCATCGACCGCGGGGGCTCACGCCGAGGCGGTCGCCGGAGCGGGAGTTGCGGCTCGGCGCGTCGAAGCGTCGTAA